A segment of the Parasynechococcus marenigrum WH 8102 genome:
CGTCATCGCGGATCGCCAGCAGCCGGGCTCTGCTGCAGGGGGTTGCTTCCAGGGCCCAGGCCATGGTGGCGGCCCAGACCAGATCGCCCACCCCTGCCGGGCTTTGGGGAACCACCCGCATCGTGTCCAGCTGCAGGCCGTTGCTTGTTCCGTAGGCCCAGCCCTTCATCTCCCCCAGCAGTTGCGCTGTGCCATTCGGCCCCGGGCAGGCCACCACCAACCTCAGGCTCCAGAGCCCCAGCGGACGGCCCACCTGCAGCCTCAGCAGCAGGCCGCGTTCGCTGGCCTGCAACTCGAGCCGCTCGAGCAGGGATGGTGATGGTTCGTTGATCATCGATGGCTCACGTCGCGCACGGCATGGAGTGGCAGGGGACCGTACAGATGGGGGAAGAGTTCACCGGTGGGAATGGCATCGCCCCGTAGGGGGGCACTGACTAAAGCCGGGTCGATCTCCAGCAACAGCACTTCACCGGCATCGGCATAGAAGCGGTCATAGGTTGCGTCGACCTGTTCGCGCCAGGAGCAGTGGATAAAGCCCACCTGCTCGAGCATCAGTCCGCGGGTGGAGACGCTGTACTCCCCATCGTTCTGGGCCTGATGCCAATCCGAGGCGAGGGCCAGATGAAACAAGGGTTGATCCGTTGGAACAGCGATGGCGTCGGCCGGGAAAAGGTGCTGTTGACCGCCTGGATCCCAGGGATCGGCGCGCTGCATCAATCGCTCAAAAGCAGGCGCCTGCAGGAAGCGATTCAGCCAACCGCGCAATGGCTCCAGCTCAGGGTCGGCATCGAATCCCTGAGGATCAGCGATCCGCCACTGGCGCACGAACGGCCACAGGGCTGCATCGGCCAGGCCCATCCGTTCACCGGCCAGCCAGCCGGCTGCTCGGATGCGGTCATTCCATCCCTTGAGGATCGCCCGTCCCTCCTGTTGATGGGTTGATCGATCCGCCTCTGGATAACGGTCGCTGTACTTGAAACGATCGAGGTGGTGTTTGAACACACCATCGTTCTCTCCCACCCACGGATCCAGATCACCTGCACCGAGACAGTCCCTGGGGTCCGCCTGGGCAAGGGCCCAATGCATCAGCTCGAGGCTTTCCTCGATCACGGTGCCGTCGGCCAGCACCAGCACCGGCACCGTGCCCTTGGCTGAGGCTTCCAGCATGGCGGCGGGTTTGGCACGCAATTCGATCTCGCGCCACTGCACCAGTAACCCCGCCTCTAACAGGGCCCAACGTGCCCGCATGGCGTAAGGGCACCGCCGGAAGCTGTAGAGGATCGGCAGCATGTTCTTGGCGACGGGGGGGGGATGCGTTAAGCGTGGGTGTGAATGGTCTGTTTCGGTGATGCGAGCTCTGGTTCCACTTGGACTGCTCGCCTGGATGGTGGGACTGTTCGTCGCTCATCAGCAGATTCACGCCGGTGGCTGTGTCACTGAAGCGCGCTGGGCGTCCCAGAACGATGAGGTGTACGACCGTGAATTGGAGGTGAACTGATGAGTCGTAAGCGCATCTCCTTCCGCGATCCCGTTTGGTTGATTCCCATGGTGATCATTGCCCTGGGATGTTCCATTCAGACCCTCCACATGCTGCAGCACAACCGCTACTGCAAAACGGATGCTGAATGGAAGGCTCTTTACAGCGAGAAATCGTCGGACTTCTTGGAGGAGGCAGACGACAGCTGATCCATCTGCCGTTGGCGCATGGCGAAGCGTTGGCGGTCGCTCTCCGAAAAACGGTCGATGCAATGCAGGCACTGCACCCCTTTGATGTAACTCGGCAACGACCGCTGCTCGGGTGACAGGGGCAGTCCGCAGGCATGGCAGAGGCTGTGCTCTCCGGGTTCCAGTTGGTGGTTGAGGGCCACCCGCTGATCGAATACGAAGCATTCCCCCCGCCAACGGCTCTCCTCCTCGGGGACCTGCTCGAGGTATTTGAGGATGCCGCCCCGCAGGTGATGCACCTCCCCGAACCCCTGGTGTTGCAGGTAGCTGCTGGCTTTCTCGCAGCGGATGCCGCCGGTGCAGAACATGGCGATGCGCTTTGGTGCGGTCTCGTCAATGAGGGGGCGGAGCTTGGTTTCGGCCCAGTGAGGAAAGTCGCGGAAGCTGTCGGTACCTGGATCGATGGCACCGTCAAAGCTGCCGATGGCGGTCTCGTAGTGGTTGCGGGTGTCGATCACCAGGGTGTCGGGGTCATCGACCAGACCGTTCCAGTCCTCGGGATCCACGTAGGTGCCGACGTTGGCTCGGGGATCCACGCCAGTCACCCCCATGGTCACGATTTCCTTCTTGCGCCGAGCCTTGAAACGGCGGAACACCGATCGCTCCGCCCAGCTGCGTTTCACCTCCAACCGTTCAAAGTGCTGCTCGCCCAGCTTCAGCTGCTCCTGCAGATGCTCAAGCAGGCCCTCGACCCCCTGCTCCGGACCACTGATCGTGCCATTGACGCCCTCCTTGGCAACCAACACCGAGCCGAGCACAGCTCCATGGCTGGCCTGGGTCGGCAAGGCACTCAGCAAAGCCTCGCGCTGGTCGTCATCGAGGGGTGTGAAGGCGTAGAACGCCGCCACGAGCAAGCGGCTCATGCCGTGGTCTGGCACTCCTGCCAGTTGGCCTGCACCCCGGCATCAGCAAGCAACTGACGGTCGGCTTCAACGTCTGGATTGCCGGTGGTCAGCAGGGTGTCGCCGTAAAAGATCGAATCAGCACCGGCCTGCAGGCAGAGGATCTGCGCTTCCCGGCTCATCGATTCACGGCCAGCGCTGAGTCGCACCCGAGCCCGAGGCATCAGGATTCTTGCGGTGGCCACCATCCGCACCAGCTCCAGCGGCTCAAACGGAGCCTGATCTTCCAAGGGGGTGCCCTCCACAGCCACCAGACCGTTTACGGGAACACTCTCCGGGTGAGGGGCCATCGAGGCCAGCACCTGCAACATCGAGGCGCGATCCCGCAACGTCTCCCCCATGCCGATGATGCCGCCGCAGCAGAGGGTGACACCCGCCTTGCGAACGCGTTGCAGGGTCTCGAGTCGCTCCTGATATGTGCGGGTGGAGATGATCCGGTCGTAGTGCTCTGGGCTGGTGTCGAGGTTGTGGTTGTAGGCGGTGAGGCCCGCCTCCGCCAGCCGTTCCGCCTGCTGATCGCTGAGCATTCCGGCGGTCACGCAGGCCTCCATGCCCAGGTCCCGCACGCCGCGCACCATCGACAACATCGCTTCAAAGGGAGCGCCATCGCGGATCTCTCGCCAGGCCCAGCCCATGCAGAAGCGATCGGCGCCAGCCTCTTTCGCGGCCCGGGCCCGTTGCAGCACCGGCTCCACCTGCATCTGGGCCTCGAAGGCCGTTACATCACTGCTGTTGTGGATCGATTGGGAGCAGTAGGCACAGTCCTCTTCGCAGCCGCCCGTCTTCACGCTGAGCAGGGAGGCCAGTTGCACCCGATAGCCGGGGTTGGCGGCACGGTGCACATATTGCGCTTGCCAAAGCAACTCCATTAGCGGTAGTTCCAGCAGCGCCTGGATTTCGGCGATGGTCCAGTCGTGGCGGATCGTGAACGTCATGGCGTGAGTGGATCAAGGCCTCCGAAGCGGCGGGAGCGGCTCTGGAAATCCAGCAACGCCCGCTTCAGGGCCTCGGCATTGAAGTCGGGCCAGAACACATCGGTGACGTGGATCTCGGCATAGGCCAGCTGCCAGAGCAGGAAGTTGCTGATGCGGTGTTCGCCGCTGGTGCGAATCAGCAGATCAGGATCCTGCTCGCCGGCGGTGAACAGTTCCGCAGCCAGGCTGTTCTCATCGATGTCTTCGGGCATCAGATCACCATTGGCGGCCTGACGTGCCAGACGCTGCGCCGCACGCACTAGCTCCCGCCGACCGCCGTAATTGGTGCAAACGTTGAAATGAATGCCGTCGTTGGCAGCCGTCCGCTCCGTGGCATCGCCGATCAGCTCCTGCAGTTTCAGCGGCAGGGCGTCCAGGTCACCCAGAAAACGAATGCGGACCTGTTCTTCCTCGAGGGTGCGCAGCTCCTTCTGCAGCACCCGTTCGAACAGGGTCATCAGGAAATTCACCTCGTCACCTGGCCGTGACCAGTTTTCTGTTGAGAAGGCGTAAGCGGTGAGGGCAGCGATGCCCCAGTCGCTGCAAAGCCGAAGGGTTGACTTGAGCGCTTCCACCCCGGCGCGGTGCCCCATCATCCGAGGCAGGCCCCTGGCTTCAGCCCAGCGTCCGTTGCCATCCATGATCACAGCCACATGGACCGGCAACCGATCCCCATCCAGCTCGGGAGGGCAGAGCTGGGATGGAGTGGTGTCGTGGCTGGTGGCCAGTGGTCGGCTCAAGACAGCGATTCAGCCGATGAGCTCACCACCGTACGTCGTGCTGGGGGCCTGGATTCGGCGCTGCTGAGCAGTTCCCGCAGGAGCTCCTCCAGCCTCGAACTGGTGATCGGTCGCTCGAGCTTGCCTTGATTGGAGAGCGACAAGGTGCCGGTTTCCTCAGAGACAACAATGCAGATGCAGCGGTCGAACCGTTCGGTGATGCCCAGAGCTGCCAGATGGCGGGTTCCGTAGCGGCTGACGCTGTGGCGTGACAGCGGCAGGATCACCCCGGCTGCTTCGATGCGATTGCCGCGCACAAGAACAGCTCCATCGTGGAGTGGTGTGTCGGCGGCGAACAGATTCAACAACAGCTCGCGACTGAGCTGCGCACCGATGGCGACGCCGGGGTTGAGGAAATCTTCCGGCCGAAGATCGCTGCCCATGTCCACCACGATCAGGGCCCCCCGACGTTGTTGTGAGAGGCGGCCGGCCGCCTCGGTGATCTGCGTCACGGTGCCGGCGCTGCCGCGGAACTCCTTCTGGGGATTGCCGAGCAACACCGCCAGCCGGCCGGTGCCGAGAAGTTCCATCAGACGTCGCAACTCCCCCTGCCAGAGGATGGCCAATGACAGTGAGCAGGCCAGCACCAACGCATCGACCAGTTTTGAGGTCAGCGGCAGATTGGCGTAGCGCTGGACGAACCAGGCCAGGGCGACCAGGAAAAGGTATCCCCTCAGGAGCCAGAGGGTTCGTGCCTCATTGACACGGGAAAACAGCAGGAATCCAATGGCTGAGGCGAACAGAACGTCGAGAACCAGGCGCGGATCCACCACCGCCAGCACGTTCACCCAGCAAAAGTCGTACTGGAGTCAAGGTAACGCCCGGAACCTCTCTGGAAGCACGTCGTAGCGCAGCAAATCATCCGGCTGCTCGCGCTTCTGAAAAAGCTCCGAAGAGCCGCTTTGAACCACCACAGCAGCGGGCCGTGGAATTCGGTTGTAGTTGGAGCTCATCGATGCGTTGTAGGCACCGGTTGCGAACACGGCGACGATGTCTCCGCTTTGAGTGGTGGGGAGCGGTAAATCCTTCAGCAGCACATCACCGGATTCGCAGTGCTTGCCCACCAGATTCACGGTCTCTTCCGCTGGGGCCAGCGGTCGGTCGGCCAGGCAGCAGGTGTAAAGCGACTGATAGGTGATCGGTCTGGGGTTGTCGCTCATGCCGCCGTCGATGGCGACGTAGGTGCGCACACCAGGAATGGTCTTGCGGGAGCCCACGGCGTACAGCGTCACTCCGGCGGTGGCCACCAGGGAACGGCCCGGCTCGCAGAGCAACCGTGGCAGCTCCAGTTGACGATCCCGGCAGGCGGCCGTGACGGCATCGGCCACCACCTTCACCCACTGCTCGATGGTTGGCGGATCATCCGAGGCCACATAACGGATCCCGAGGCCGCCACCAACATTGAGGTCCTCCACGGGATGACCCAGGCTTCGGGCCAGCTTGAGGGCATCGGCCATCACTGCCGCCAGGTCCCGATGCGGCTCCAGTTCAAAGATCTGGGAGCCGATATGGGCATGAAGACCGGTGAGCTTCGCCCAGGGCTTGCCCACCAGCTGCCGAAGCACCGACTCCAGCAGGTCGGGGTCGAAGCCGAACTTGCTGTCTAAGTGGCCGGTTTGGATGTACTCGTGGGTGTGGCACTCGATGCCGGGGGTGAAGCGCAGCATCAGACGGGCCGGTGCGCCGCCGGCAGGTACCAGTTCCGCCAGGCGTTCCAGATCGTGCTGGTTATCAACGACGATCGTGACGTCGTTGTTGTAAGCGAGCAGGAGCTCCTCGTCGTTCTTGTTGTTGCCGTGCAGCACCATCCGCTCGCCGGGCATCCCCCCCTGGAAAGCCGTCAGCAATTCACCGGCGGAGACCGCATCAAGGCCAAGGCCTTCGGAGGCGGCGATGCTGCTCACCAGCAGTGAGCTGTTGGCTTTGGAGGCGTAGATCGGCAGGGAGGGCCCGGGGTAATGCTGTTTCAGAGCGTCCCTGTAGGCACGACAGGTGCCGCGCACCGTGTCCTCATCCAGCACGTAAAGCGGCGTGCCGTAGCGCTGGGCAAGGTCGCTGAGCAGGCAACCCCCCACCATCAGCCGATCACGCTCGTCCAGACAGGTGGTGACCGGCGCCAGGTTGCGGTTGGGACTGGCCGTGTCCCGCTCTGTTTCGTAGGGCTTCTGGCTGGCGAAGGCTTGGGTCACGACGGGCCGGCGAAGAGAGGCAATGTAGGAATCGGTGTGCCCCCGGCAGGTTCAGGGTGACGGTGATCGATCTCGATCCCAGCTGGTTGGCGGCGTGTCTCGTTCTGGACGAACGGGCGTTGAACGGGTTCTGGAGTGCTCAGCAGTGGCGCTCCGAACTGGAGGATCCCCGTCGCCTCTGCCTTGGGTTGGTGCGGGACGAGAAAGGCTTGTCCGGAGTGGCCTGCGGTTGGCTCGTCGTGGATGAACTGCACATCACGGTGTTGGCGGTGGATCCCGACGAGCGTCAACGGGGCCATGGCCGTCGTCTTCTCACGGCGCTGTTGCAACGGGCACGCCAGGACGGTGCTGCCCACGCCACCCTCGAGGTCCGTAGCGACAACATCGCCGCGCTCTCTCTGTATCACCGCGTTGGTTTCAAAACCGCCGGTCGCCGTGAGAAGTACTACCGAGACGGTTCCGATGCCCTGATCCAGTGGCGCCGGTTGTCCACCGAGGAGTAGCTCCGGTCGGCCTTCGGTGTTGTTCGGTTTCCCGCCCCTGAGAGACAAAAAAGATCGAAATCTTTTTGATCTTGTTGTTAATTTGCGGACGCGACAGGCCAGTTGACGACTGGAAAGTGACCGAACCAACCGAACACTCGCATCAGCCTCGGACTCCTGATAGCTTGGACAGACTTACGTATCGGCCTCGCGATGTTCGAACGTTTTACTGAGAAGGCCATCAAGGTGATCATGCTGGCCCAGGAAGAGGCTCGGCGACTTGGTCACAACTTCGTTGGCACCGAACAGATTCTTCTGGGTTTGATCGGAGAGGGCACGGGTGTCGCCGCGAAGGTTCTGAAGTCGATGGGTGTCAACCTCAAGGACGCCCGGGTTGAAGTTGAGAAGATCATCGGCCGAGGTTCTGGCTTTGTGGCCGTTGAGATCCCCTTCACGCCAAGGGCTAAGCGGGTGCTCGAACTCTCCCTGGAAGAAGCCAGACAGTTGGGGCACAACTACATCGGTACCGAGCATCTGCTGCTCGGTTTGATACGGGAAGGCGAAGGCGTTGCGGCCCGTGTGCTCGAGAATCTGGGTGTGGATCTGGCCAAGGTCAGAACCCAGGTCATTCGCATGCTGGGTGAAACCGCCGAAGTGTCCGGCGGTGGCGGTGGTGGTGGAGCAAAAGGTTCCACCAAGACACCCACCCTGGATGAATTCGGCAGCAACCTCACCCAGATGGCCAACGAGGCCAAGTTGGACCCCGTGGTGGGTCGCCACAACGAGATTGAACGGGTCATCCAGATCCTGGGTCGCCGAACCAAGAACAATCCGGTGTTGATCGGCGAGCCGGGTGTGGGCAAGACGGCTATCGCCGAAGGTCTTGCTCAGCGCATCCAGCAGGGTGAAATTCCGGACATCCTGGAAGACAAGCGCGTCCTCACCCTTGATATTGGACTGCTCGTCGCAGGGACCAAATACCGCGGTGAGTTTGAGGAGCGCCTCAAGAAGATCATGGAGGAGATCAAGGCGGCCGGGAACGTGATCCTGGTGATCGACGAGGTTCACACCCTGATCGGTGCTGGTGCTGCTGAGGGCGCCATCGATGCGGCCAACATTCTCAAGCCGGCTCTCGCCAGGGGCGAGCTGCAGTGCATCGGTGCCACAACCCTGGATGAGTATCGCAAGCACATCGAGCGTGATGCTGCGCTGGAACGGCGTTTCCAGCCCGTCAACGTCGGTGAGCCCTCCATCGATGACACCATCGAAATCCTGCGGGGCCTGCGCGAGCGCTACGAGCAGCACCACCGCCTCAAGATCACCGACGATGCTCTTGTGGCTGCGGCAACCCTCGGTGATCGCTACATCTCGGACCGCTTCCTCCCCGACAAGGCGATCGACCTGATTGATGAGGCCGGTTCACGGGTTCGGCTGCTCAATTCCAAGCTCCCACCCGAGGCCAAGGAGGTGGACAAGGAGTTGCGCGGCGTCCAGAAACAGAAAGAGGACGCCGTACGCGACCAGGACTTCACTAAAGCCGGTGAACTTCGTGAAAAGGAGGTTGAGCTGCGCGATCAGATTCGCTCTCTGCTGCAAGCCAACCGCACCGATGCCACCGCCGTTGCTGAAGCGTCCGCAGACCAGAGCGATGCGCCTGCGGCAGAGTCCGCCGAGTCCTCGCCCATGGTGAATGAGGAGGACATTGCCCAGATCGTTGCCTCCTGGACCGGTGTGCCGGTGCAGAAGCTCACCGAGAGCGAATCGGTGAAGCTGCTGAACATGGAGGAGACGCTGCACCAGCGTCTGATCGGTCAGGACGAAGCGGTCAAGGCGGTGTCCAAAGCCATCCGTCGGGCCCGTGTCGGTCTGAAGAACCCGAATCGTCCCATCGCCAGCTTCATCTTCTCCGGCCCCACCGGTGTCGGTAAGACCGAGCTCACCAAGGCTCTGGCCACCTACTTCTTCGGCAGTGAGGAGGCGATGATCCGCCTCGACATGTCGGAGTTCATGGAGCGCCACACGGTCAGCAAGCTGATCGGCTCGCCTCCGGGCTATGTGGGCTTCAACGAAGGCGGTCAGCTCACCGAAGCGGTGCGACGCCGCCCCTACACCGTGGTGCTGTTCGATGAAATCGAGAAAGCGCACCCTGATGTGTTCAACCTGCTACTGCAGCTACTTGAAGATGGCCGTCTGACCGATTCCAAGGGCCGCACGGTCGACTTCAAGAACACCCTGGTGATCATGACCTCGAACATCGGTTCGAAGGTTATTGAGAAGGGTGGCGGTGGCCTTGGTTTCGAGTTCTCTGGTGAGAGTGCTGAGGAGTCTCAATACACCCGCATCCGCTCGCTCGTGAATGAGGAGCTGAAGCAGTACTTCCGCCCTGAATTCCTCAACCGGCTCGACGAGATCATCGTGTTCCGTCAGCTCAGCCGCGATGAGGTGAAGGAGATCGCCGAAATCATGCTGAAGGAAGTCTTCGGCCGGATGGGCGAGAAAGGCATCACCCTCACCGTGTCCGATGCGTTCAAGGAGCGGTTGGTGGAAGAGGGATACAACCCGGCCTATGGAGCTCGCCCCCTGCGTCGCGCTGTGATGCGGTTGCTGGAGGATTCCCTGGCAGAGGAAGTGCTCTCCGGCCGGATCAAGGATGGTGACCATGCCGAGGTGGATGTCGACGACGACAAGAAAGTTGTCGTCCGCCACAAAGGTCTGGCTGAGAGCTCTCCTCAATTGGCAGGTGCGGCTGTCTGATGGTTGTGTCCATCTCCTCCCACGCCATCGCCCCGGCGGTGGTGCTGCGGGGGGAGGGTGCCTGGGCAGAGGCGCTGTCCAAGATCAGTGCCCTTTGTTCCCGCCCTCTCCTGTTGGGCCGCAGTCAGGCCACGGTGAGCCTGCGGTCAGCCCTTGTTTCGGATCTCGTTCACAGTTGTCTGACGCCGCAACCAGCTGAGCTCAGCTACGACTGTTGCGAGGAGGATCTACAGCGTCTGGCCGCTGAGGCAGCCGACTGTGATGCCGTTCTCGCCGCCGGTGGTGGGAAGGTTCTTGATGCTGGCAAGTTGCTCGCCCATCGCCTTCAGCTGCCCTGCATCACAGTGCCGTTGAGTGCTGCCACCTGCGCGGGTTGGACAGCTCTCTCCAATCTTTATTCGATGCATGGAGCCTTTGAGGGCGATGTGGCCCTGACGCGCTGCCCTGAGCTGCTGGTGTTTGACCATGGCCTGGTTCGCCAGGCTCCTGCTCGCACCCTGGCCAGCGGCATCGCCGATGCCCTGGCGAAGTGGTACGAAGCTTCGGTCAGCAGCGGCGACAGCAGCGATGGGCTGGTGCAGCAGGCGGTGCAGATGGCCCGTGTGCTGCGGGATCAATTGATGATTGATGGTCCCCTGGCCCTGCAGGATCCCCACAGTGCGGCCTGGGCCCGCACGGCCGAGGCCTGTGCACTTACTGCCGGTGTGATCGGCGGCTTGGGGGGTGCCCGCTGCAGAACCGTTGCAGCTCACGCCGTGCACAACGGTCTCACCCAACTGCAGGCCTGCCAAGACGTGCTGCATGGCGAGAAGGTGGGCTTCGGGATCCTGGTGCAGCTCCGCCTGGAAGAACGTCTGGGTGGCAACCGCCTGGCCGGCCAGGCCCACCGCCAGTTGCTTCCCCTGCTGCGGCAGTTGCAGCTTCCTGTGAGCCTGCAGGATCTTGGGCTGTCCAACGCCAGTCTTAGTGATCTTCAACAGGTCTGTGCCTTCGCCTGCCGTGAAGGATCAGACCTGCACAACCTTCCATTTGCGGTGACACCGGGGGCGTTGCTTGAGGCATTGGTGGGAGCCGCCGAACCCAGTCCCGTCGCGCCTTGAAAAGCCTGCTCGATGGTTTGATCCCCGAGCTGCTGGACCCGCAGGCCAGGGACCTGGCGCTGCAGGTGCAGTGGTGGCCGTTGCAGAGTCTGGGCCTTGAAACTCCCTTCCCTGTGGCTGTGGTCGGTCAGGGGCCTCCGCTGCTGATGCTGCATGGTTTTGACAGCAGCTTTCTGGAATTTCGGCGTCTGGCGCCATTGTTGGCCGATCGCTTTCAGCTGTTCATCCCCGATCTGTTCGGATTTGGCTTTTCGCCGCGTCCGCCGCAGGCGGCCTACGGCCCGGAGGCTGTCCTTCAGCACCTCGAGGCACTGGTGGCGCATCTCGATGCCGATGGGGCCATCGGTGTGATCGGAGCCTCGATGGGTGGTGCGGTGGCGGTGGAGCTGGCCCAACGTCAGCCGGAGAGAATTCATCAGTTGCTGTTGTTAGCTCCAGCTGGGCTGACGGGCCGGCCCATGCCGGTCCCGCCCCTGCTTGATCGGCTTGGCGCCTGGTTTCTCGGTCGGCCTGGGGTGCGTCGCGGGCTTTGCCGCCAGGCCTTTGCTGATCCGGATGGGCAGGTGGGCCCGCCGGAGGAACAGATCGCATCGCTGCATCTGCAATGTCCAGGGTGGGCTGAGGCCCTGGCAGCGTTTGCCCGCAGCGGTGGCTTCGCCGGTTGTGGTGAGCCGTTGCCACCGCAGCCCCTGCACGTGATCTGGGGCGCTGATGATCGAATCCTGCGTGCACCGCTCAAGCAGGCGGCCGAAAGTTTGCTGCAGCACCCAGCCGAAACCTTTGAGGCCTGCGGTCATCTCCCCCACATCGATCAGCCGCAACGGGTTGCTGACCGCTGCCTGGAGCTGCTGGTTTCATGAGCGATCCACTGCTGCAGTTGATCTCCACCGGTCTGGGGCTCTGGATCCGCAGTCGCTGTGATCAGGTGGGGGATCTCGACCTCACCTTGCAAGGGTCATCTCTTGGGCTGATGCGGGGTCGGCTGCAGGGTGCGGTTTTGTCGGCACGGGATGTGCGCTTTGAGGGGTTGCCACTGCACCATGCCGAGATCAGCAGCGGACCGATTCAGCTGGATCTCACCTGGTTGCGTCCAGGCCGGATGTTGGCTCTGAAGGATCCTTTCCAGGTGAAGGGCACGGTGTCGATGCCAGGTCAGCCGCTTGGCGAT
Coding sequences within it:
- a CDS encoding DUF952 domain-containing protein, coding for MLPILYSFRRCPYAMRARWALLEAGLLVQWREIELRAKPAAMLEASAKGTVPVLVLADGTVIEESLELMHWALAQADPRDCLGAGDLDPWVGENDGVFKHHLDRFKYSDRYPEADRSTHQQEGRAILKGWNDRIRAAGWLAGERMGLADAALWPFVRQWRIADPQGFDADPELEPLRGWLNRFLQAPAFERLMQRADPWDPGGQQHLFPADAIAVPTDQPLFHLALASDWHQAQNDGEYSVSTRGLMLEQVGFIHCSWREQVDATYDRFYADAGEVLLLEIDPALVSAPLRGDAIPTGELFPHLYGPLPLHAVRDVSHR
- the trhO gene encoding oxygen-dependent tRNA uridine(34) hydroxylase TrhO; the protein is MSRLLVAAFYAFTPLDDDQREALLSALPTQASHGAVLGSVLVAKEGVNGTISGPEQGVEGLLEHLQEQLKLGEQHFERLEVKRSWAERSVFRRFKARRKKEIVTMGVTGVDPRANVGTYVDPEDWNGLVDDPDTLVIDTRNHYETAIGSFDGAIDPGTDSFRDFPHWAETKLRPLIDETAPKRIAMFCTGGIRCEKASSYLQHQGFGEVHHLRGGILKYLEQVPEEESRWRGECFVFDQRVALNHQLEPGEHSLCHACGLPLSPEQRSLPSYIKGVQCLHCIDRFSESDRQRFAMRQRQMDQLSSASSKKSDDFSL
- the bioB gene encoding biotin synthase BioB: MTFTIRHDWTIAEIQALLELPLMELLWQAQYVHRAANPGYRVQLASLLSVKTGGCEEDCAYCSQSIHNSSDVTAFEAQMQVEPVLQRARAAKEAGADRFCMGWAWREIRDGAPFEAMLSMVRGVRDLGMEACVTAGMLSDQQAERLAEAGLTAYNHNLDTSPEHYDRIISTRTYQERLETLQRVRKAGVTLCCGGIIGMGETLRDRASMLQVLASMAPHPESVPVNGLVAVEGTPLEDQAPFEPLELVRMVATARILMPRARVRLSAGRESMSREAQILCLQAGADSIFYGDTLLTTGNPDVEADRQLLADAGVQANWQECQTTA
- a CDS encoding isoprenyl transferase, whose translation is MSRPLATSHDTTPSQLCPPELDGDRLPVHVAVIMDGNGRWAEARGLPRMMGHRAGVEALKSTLRLCSDWGIAALTAYAFSTENWSRPGDEVNFLMTLFERVLQKELRTLEEEQVRIRFLGDLDALPLKLQELIGDATERTAANDGIHFNVCTNYGGRRELVRAAQRLARQAANGDLMPEDIDENSLAAELFTAGEQDPDLLIRTSGEHRISNFLLWQLAYAEIHVTDVFWPDFNAEALKRALLDFQSRSRRFGGLDPLTP
- the cdaA gene encoding diadenylate cyclase CdaA gives rise to the protein MNVLAVVDPRLVLDVLFASAIGFLLFSRVNEARTLWLLRGYLFLVALAWFVQRYANLPLTSKLVDALVLACSLSLAILWQGELRRLMELLGTGRLAVLLGNPQKEFRGSAGTVTQITEAAGRLSQQRRGALIVVDMGSDLRPEDFLNPGVAIGAQLSRELLLNLFAADTPLHDGAVLVRGNRIEAAGVILPLSRHSVSRYGTRHLAALGITERFDRCICIVVSEETGTLSLSNQGKLERPITSSRLEELLRELLSSAESRPPARRTVVSSSAESLS
- the lysA gene encoding diaminopimelate decarboxylase; this translates as MTQAFASQKPYETERDTASPNRNLAPVTTCLDERDRLMVGGCLLSDLAQRYGTPLYVLDEDTVRGTCRAYRDALKQHYPGPSLPIYASKANSSLLVSSIAASEGLGLDAVSAGELLTAFQGGMPGERMVLHGNNKNDEELLLAYNNDVTIVVDNQHDLERLAELVPAGGAPARLMLRFTPGIECHTHEYIQTGHLDSKFGFDPDLLESVLRQLVGKPWAKLTGLHAHIGSQIFELEPHRDLAAVMADALKLARSLGHPVEDLNVGGGLGIRYVASDDPPTIEQWVKVVADAVTAACRDRQLELPRLLCEPGRSLVATAGVTLYAVGSRKTIPGVRTYVAIDGGMSDNPRPITYQSLYTCCLADRPLAPAEETVNLVGKHCESGDVLLKDLPLPTTQSGDIVAVFATGAYNASMSSNYNRIPRPAAVVVQSGSSELFQKREQPDDLLRYDVLPERFRALP
- the rimI gene encoding ribosomal protein S18-alanine N-acetyltransferase; the protein is MTVIDLDPSWLAACLVLDERALNGFWSAQQWRSELEDPRRLCLGLVRDEKGLSGVACGWLVVDELHITVLAVDPDERQRGHGRRLLTALLQRARQDGAAHATLEVRSDNIAALSLYHRVGFKTAGRREKYYRDGSDALIQWRRLSTEE
- a CDS encoding ATP-dependent Clp protease ATP-binding subunit — translated: MFERFTEKAIKVIMLAQEEARRLGHNFVGTEQILLGLIGEGTGVAAKVLKSMGVNLKDARVEVEKIIGRGSGFVAVEIPFTPRAKRVLELSLEEARQLGHNYIGTEHLLLGLIREGEGVAARVLENLGVDLAKVRTQVIRMLGETAEVSGGGGGGGAKGSTKTPTLDEFGSNLTQMANEAKLDPVVGRHNEIERVIQILGRRTKNNPVLIGEPGVGKTAIAEGLAQRIQQGEIPDILEDKRVLTLDIGLLVAGTKYRGEFEERLKKIMEEIKAAGNVILVIDEVHTLIGAGAAEGAIDAANILKPALARGELQCIGATTLDEYRKHIERDAALERRFQPVNVGEPSIDDTIEILRGLRERYEQHHRLKITDDALVAAATLGDRYISDRFLPDKAIDLIDEAGSRVRLLNSKLPPEAKEVDKELRGVQKQKEDAVRDQDFTKAGELREKEVELRDQIRSLLQANRTDATAVAEASADQSDAPAAESAESSPMVNEEDIAQIVASWTGVPVQKLTESESVKLLNMEETLHQRLIGQDEAVKAVSKAIRRARVGLKNPNRPIASFIFSGPTGVGKTELTKALATYFFGSEEAMIRLDMSEFMERHTVSKLIGSPPGYVGFNEGGQLTEAVRRRPYTVVLFDEIEKAHPDVFNLLLQLLEDGRLTDSKGRTVDFKNTLVIMTSNIGSKVIEKGGGGLGFEFSGESAEESQYTRIRSLVNEELKQYFRPEFLNRLDEIIVFRQLSRDEVKEIAEIMLKEVFGRMGEKGITLTVSDAFKERLVEEGYNPAYGARPLRRAVMRLLEDSLAEEVLSGRIKDGDHAEVDVDDDKKVVVRHKGLAESSPQLAGAAV
- a CDS encoding iron-containing alcohol dehydrogenase, which codes for MVVSISSHAIAPAVVLRGEGAWAEALSKISALCSRPLLLGRSQATVSLRSALVSDLVHSCLTPQPAELSYDCCEEDLQRLAAEAADCDAVLAAGGGKVLDAGKLLAHRLQLPCITVPLSAATCAGWTALSNLYSMHGAFEGDVALTRCPELLVFDHGLVRQAPARTLASGIADALAKWYEASVSSGDSSDGLVQQAVQMARVLRDQLMIDGPLALQDPHSAAWARTAEACALTAGVIGGLGGARCRTVAAHAVHNGLTQLQACQDVLHGEKVGFGILVQLRLEERLGGNRLAGQAHRQLLPLLRQLQLPVSLQDLGLSNASLSDLQQVCAFACREGSDLHNLPFAVTPGALLEALVGAAEPSPVAP